In one Brevibacillus composti genomic region, the following are encoded:
- the rlmB gene encoding 23S rRNA (guanosine(2251)-2'-O)-methyltransferase RlmB — protein MSEEWIVGKNPIIEALRSGRTINKIWIAEGTNKNLMGPIYSLAKEQGVIVTSANRKKLDQLCGTDNHQGVIASVAAYDYVEVEDILRIAEERKETPFLILLDELEDPHNLGSIMRTADAVGAHGIVIPKRRSVSLTATVAKASAGAINYVPVARVTNLVRTMEELKEKGIWIAGTDASAKQDFRQGDYSMPLAIVIGSEGKGMSRLVRENCDFLYSLPMAGHVTSLNASVAAALLMYEVFRARSPLTAQVK, from the coding sequence ATGAGTGAAGAGTGGATTGTCGGAAAAAATCCGATCATTGAGGCACTGCGTTCAGGCCGTACCATCAACAAGATCTGGATAGCGGAAGGCACCAATAAAAATTTGATGGGCCCGATCTACTCGCTCGCCAAAGAGCAGGGCGTGATTGTCACTTCGGCCAATCGCAAAAAACTGGATCAACTGTGCGGAACGGATAATCATCAGGGAGTCATCGCGTCTGTCGCCGCCTATGACTACGTCGAGGTAGAAGACATTTTGAGGATAGCGGAAGAGCGGAAGGAAACACCATTCCTCATTTTGCTGGATGAGCTGGAAGACCCTCACAACCTCGGCTCGATCATGCGGACGGCCGATGCGGTCGGTGCGCATGGCATCGTCATTCCCAAGCGGCGCTCGGTCAGTCTGACGGCGACGGTAGCCAAAGCATCGGCTGGCGCGATCAACTACGTGCCGGTCGCCCGTGTGACCAATCTGGTCCGCACCATGGAGGAGCTGAAGGAGAAGGGCATCTGGATCGCGGGGACGGACGCCAGTGCCAAGCAGGACTTCCGCCAAGGCGACTACTCGATGCCGCTGGCGATCGTGATCGGAAGCGAAGGAAAAGGGATGAGCCGGCTGGTCCGGGAAAACTGTGATTTCCTCTACAGCTTGCCGATGGCGGGCCATGTTACCTCGCTGAATGCTTCTGTGGCGGCAGCGCTCTTGATGTACGAAGTTTTCCGTGCAAGGAGTCCGTTGACGGCCCAGGTGAAGTGA
- a CDS encoding NYN domain-containing protein, producing the protein MAKRKAKQLLIVDGYNIIGAWPDLRILKEQERMDEARDLLISKLADYQSFTGIKVIIVFDAYNVPGVGRQLSDYQVDIYFTKKKETADEKIELLVAENYAKNRQIYVATSDYTSQRVIFGQGALRKSARELLHDVESIGKEIKQQVEKTREERFSTRISLDEEIAKIFEKWRRE; encoded by the coding sequence ATGGCGAAGCGGAAAGCCAAGCAACTTTTGATCGTGGACGGCTACAATATCATCGGCGCATGGCCCGATTTGCGGATCCTGAAAGAGCAAGAGCGGATGGATGAGGCCCGCGATCTGCTGATTTCCAAACTGGCGGACTATCAGAGTTTTACCGGCATCAAAGTGATTATTGTCTTCGACGCCTACAATGTGCCGGGCGTAGGCAGACAGCTCAGCGACTACCAGGTGGACATTTATTTTACGAAGAAGAAAGAGACAGCCGATGAAAAAATTGAGCTGCTCGTCGCAGAAAATTATGCGAAAAATCGACAAATCTACGTAGCTACTTCCGATTATACGTCCCAGCGAGTCATCTTCGGACAGGGGGCTCTCCGGAAGTCGGCGAGAGAGCTTTTGCACGATGTGGAAAGTATCGGCAAGGAGATCAAGCAGCAGGTGGAGAAGACCCGGGAAGAGCGCTTCTCCACGCGTATCTCCTTGGATGAGGAAATCGCGAAAATATTCGAAAAATGGCGAAGGGAATAA
- the sigH gene encoding RNA polymerase sporulation sigma factor SigH codes for MSVDLKELNHAQYELMSDEEVVDLVRDNDAEALEYLINKYKNFVRAKARSYFLIGADREDIVQEGMIGLYKSIRDFRGDKLTSFKAFAELCITRQIITAIKTATRQKHIPLNSYVSLDKPIYDEDSDRTLLDVICGTKVTDPEELFINREEFDDIEGKMSEILSDLERQVLMLYLDGRSYQQIAVELKRHVKSIDNALQRVKRKLEKYLEGREIHL; via the coding sequence GTGAGTGTTGACCTCAAGGAGTTAAATCATGCCCAATATGAGCTAATGTCCGATGAAGAGGTAGTAGATCTCGTTCGCGACAATGATGCCGAAGCCTTGGAATACTTGATCAACAAGTACAAGAATTTTGTGCGGGCCAAAGCTCGGTCGTATTTCCTCATAGGGGCTGACCGCGAAGACATCGTCCAAGAAGGGATGATCGGACTGTACAAGTCGATTCGCGACTTCAGGGGGGACAAGCTCACCTCGTTCAAGGCCTTCGCCGAGCTTTGCATTACTCGTCAGATTATTACAGCCATTAAGACAGCGACCCGGCAAAAGCATATTCCGCTGAACTCCTATGTCTCCTTGGACAAGCCCATCTACGATGAGGACTCGGACCGCACCCTGCTGGACGTGATTTGCGGCACCAAGGTGACCGACCCGGAGGAGTTGTTCATCAATCGCGAAGAGTTTGACGACATCGAAGGGAAGATGAGCGAGATCTTGAGCGATTTGGAACGCCAAGTGCTGATGCTCTATCTCGACGGCCGTTCCTATCAGCAGATCGCGGTAGAGTTGAAGCGGCATGTCAAATCGATTGACAATGCCCTGCAGCGGGTGAAGCGAAAACTAGAAAAATATCTCGAAGGCAGAGAGATTCATCTATAA
- the rpmG gene encoding 50S ribosomal protein L33: MRVNITLACTECGERNYISTKNKRTTTERVELKKYCSRDKKQTLHRETK; the protein is encoded by the coding sequence ATGCGAGTAAACATCACGTTGGCGTGCACCGAGTGTGGCGAGCGTAACTATATCTCCACAAAAAACAAGCGCACGACTACTGAGCGTGTCGAGCTGAAAAAGTATTGCTCCCGTGACAAGAAGCAAACCCTTCATCGCGAAACGAAGTAA
- the secE gene encoding preprotein translocase subunit SecE, producing MGFLAKMGASFRRTGEFFGDVRSELKKVRWPNRKELTTYTVVVLITVTLLALFFFVIDLGISRVIDLILGT from the coding sequence ATGGGTTTCCTAGCCAAAATGGGAGCTAGCTTTCGCCGTACCGGTGAATTTTTCGGTGATGTGAGATCAGAACTGAAGAAGGTTCGCTGGCCGAACCGAAAAGAGTTGACCACCTACACGGTCGTCGTTCTCATTACGGTTACGCTGTTGGCGCTGTTCTTCTTTGTTATCGATCTGGGGATTTCTCGCGTCATTGATTTGATTTTAGGAACGTAA
- the nusG gene encoding transcription termination/antitermination protein NusG → MEKAWYVVHTYSGYENKVKTNLEKRVESMGMEDKIFRVLVPTEEEVETKDGKKRTVTKKVFPGYVLVEMVMTDDSWYVVRNTPGVTGFVGSTGAGSKPTALRPEEADTILRQMGIEIPKIKVDFDLRDMVRVTDGPFSSRTGEIIEIHPDRQKVRVLVDIFGRETPVELDFTQIQKLD, encoded by the coding sequence ATGGAAAAAGCATGGTATGTGGTTCATACGTACTCGGGTTATGAAAACAAGGTAAAGACCAATCTGGAGAAGCGCGTTGAGTCGATGGGCATGGAAGACAAGATCTTCCGCGTTCTCGTACCCACGGAAGAAGAGGTGGAGACGAAGGACGGTAAAAAGCGCACCGTGACGAAAAAGGTGTTTCCTGGATATGTCCTTGTTGAAATGGTGATGACGGACGACTCTTGGTACGTCGTGCGCAACACCCCTGGGGTTACCGGCTTTGTTGGTTCCACAGGCGCCGGTTCCAAACCGACAGCGCTGCGTCCTGAAGAGGCCGATACAATCCTCCGTCAAATGGGGATTGAGATTCCCAAAATCAAAGTTGACTTTGATCTCCGCGACATGGTGCGTGTGACCGATGGTCCATTCTCCAGCCGTACCGGAGAAATAATCGAGATTCATCCCGACCGGCAAAAGGTGCGCGTGCTGGTAGATATCTTCGGCCGCGAAACACCGGTTGAGCTCGATTTTACGCAGATTCAAAAATTGGATTAG
- the rplK gene encoding 50S ribosomal protein L11, with translation MAKKVIRVIKLQIPAGKANPAPPVGPALGQAGVNIMGFCKEFNARTESEAGMIIPVEITVFEDRSFTFITKTPPAAVLLKKAAGIESGSGVPNKNKVATLKRDKVREIAELKRPDLNAASVEAAMLMIEGTARSMGIVIED, from the coding sequence GTGGCTAAGAAGGTTATCCGCGTAATCAAATTGCAAATCCCGGCAGGTAAAGCGAATCCTGCACCTCCAGTAGGTCCGGCACTCGGTCAAGCTGGTGTTAACATCATGGGATTCTGTAAAGAATTCAACGCTCGCACAGAGAGCGAAGCAGGAATGATCATTCCAGTAGAAATTACTGTTTTTGAAGACCGTTCCTTTACGTTCATCACGAAAACGCCACCGGCTGCTGTTCTCTTGAAGAAAGCGGCTGGCATTGAGTCTGGTTCCGGCGTGCCGAACAAGAACAAAGTGGCTACCCTGAAGCGTGACAAAGTTCGCGAAATCGCTGAACTGAAGCGTCCTGACCTGAATGCAGCATCCGTGGAAGCGGCTATGCTCATGATCGAAGGGACCGCTCGCTCCATGGGTATCGTGATTGAAGACTAA
- the rplA gene encoding 50S ribosomal protein L1 produces MAKRGKKYQEALKLIDKNKVYEVAEGIELVKKTASAKFDESVEAAFRLGVDPKRADQQIRGAVVLPHGTGKVQRVLVFAKGEKAKEAEAAGADYVGDADMIAKIQGGWFDFDVVVATPDMMGEVGKLGRVLGPKGLMPNPKTGTVTFDVTKAVNEIKAGKIEYRVDKAGNIHAPIGKVSFDAEKLAENLAALTEALNRAKPAAAKGVYMRNVSISSTMGPGVRVAVK; encoded by the coding sequence ATGGCAAAACGTGGAAAAAAGTATCAAGAAGCGCTCAAGCTGATTGATAAAAACAAAGTATACGAAGTTGCAGAAGGAATCGAGCTGGTAAAGAAAACGGCTTCTGCAAAGTTTGATGAATCCGTGGAAGCAGCATTCCGTCTGGGCGTAGACCCGAAGCGTGCTGACCAACAAATCCGCGGTGCAGTTGTTCTGCCGCACGGTACTGGTAAAGTACAGCGCGTTCTCGTTTTCGCAAAAGGCGAGAAAGCGAAAGAAGCGGAAGCAGCTGGTGCTGATTATGTAGGCGATGCAGACATGATCGCAAAAATTCAAGGCGGCTGGTTCGACTTTGACGTAGTCGTAGCTACCCCTGACATGATGGGTGAAGTAGGGAAACTGGGTCGCGTACTCGGTCCGAAAGGCCTCATGCCAAACCCGAAAACCGGTACCGTTACATTTGATGTAACCAAAGCGGTTAACGAAATCAAAGCTGGTAAAATTGAGTACCGCGTTGACAAAGCGGGCAACATCCACGCGCCAATCGGCAAGGTGTCTTTCGATGCCGAGAAGCTGGCTGAAAACCTGGCTGCGTTGACAGAAGCGCTCAACCGTGCGAAACCAGCTGCAGCGAAAGGCGTTTACATGAGAAACGTATCCATCAGCTCCACGATGGGTCCTGGTGTGCGCGTAGCTGTAAAATAA
- the rplJ gene encoding 50S ribosomal protein L10, whose amino-acid sequence MAEIRPTVIREEKVQAVNEIASKLRSSQTTVIADYRGLNVAQVTELRKQLREAGVEFVVLKNTLTRLATAKENLTELDQYLTGPNAIAFSENDVIAPAKIIAEFAKKNDKLEIKGGVIEGKVVSADDIKALAALPSREGLLSMLLSVLQAPMRNFALAVKAVAEQKEEQGA is encoded by the coding sequence TTGGCAGAAATTCGTCCAACCGTTATTCGTGAAGAGAAAGTACAAGCGGTGAATGAGATCGCTTCGAAATTGCGTTCCAGTCAAACGACTGTGATTGCTGACTATCGCGGTCTGAACGTAGCGCAAGTAACTGAGCTGCGTAAACAACTCCGCGAAGCTGGCGTCGAGTTCGTCGTTCTGAAAAACACTTTGACTCGACTCGCAACAGCGAAAGAGAACCTGACTGAGCTGGATCAGTACCTCACTGGCCCGAATGCAATCGCGTTCTCCGAAAATGATGTAATCGCTCCGGCGAAAATCATCGCTGAATTCGCGAAGAAAAACGACAAGCTGGAAATCAAGGGCGGCGTTATCGAAGGAAAAGTAGTGAGCGCTGATGACATCAAAGCGCTGGCAGCACTGCCTTCCCGCGAAGGTCTCCTGTCCATGCTTCTCAGCGTACTGCAAGCTCCTATGCGCAACTTCGCGCTGGCAGTCAAAGCAGTTGCCGAGCAAAAAGAAGAACAAGGCGCGTAA
- the rplL gene encoding 50S ribosomal protein L7/L12, which yields MSKEQILEAIKGMSVLELNDLVKAIEEEFGVTAAAPVAVVAGGAAEAAAEQTEFTVTLVSGGASKINVIKVVRELTGLGLKEAKDLVDNAPKALKEGVSKDEAEALKAKLEEAGATVEVK from the coding sequence ATGAGCAAAGAGCAAATCTTGGAAGCGATCAAAGGTATGTCCGTTCTCGAACTGAACGACCTGGTAAAAGCAATTGAAGAAGAATTCGGTGTAACTGCTGCTGCTCCTGTAGCTGTAGTTGCTGGCGGCGCTGCTGAAGCAGCTGCTGAGCAAACTGAATTCACCGTAACTCTGGTAAGCGGCGGCGCTTCCAAAATCAACGTAATCAAAGTAGTTCGCGAACTGACTGGTCTGGGTCTGAAAGAAGCAAAAGACCTGGTAGACAACGCTCCAAAAGCTCTGAAAGAGGGCGTTTCCAAAGACGAGGCAGAAGCTCTCAAAGCAAAACTCGAAGAAGCTGGCGCTACTGTAGAAGTAAAGTAA
- a CDS encoding class I SAM-dependent methyltransferase, with protein MADHYYTSRPGAEHDEQEFTFTLRGHQLRFITDAGVFSRDRVDFGSQLLIETMAIDPSAHVLDVGCGYGPMGLSAARLAQAGHVTMIDVNERAVELARRNARLNGISNVEILVSDVYSAVQGRTFDVILTNPPIRAGKEIVHRIFTEGYDLLRSGGEMWVVIQKKQGAPSALRKLQEVYGEVEEMEKKKGYHIYRARKS; from the coding sequence GTGGCAGATCACTACTACACGAGCCGCCCCGGCGCGGAACATGACGAGCAGGAGTTTACCTTTACATTGCGGGGGCATCAGCTTCGCTTTATCACCGATGCCGGCGTGTTTTCGCGGGATCGGGTGGATTTTGGCAGTCAATTGTTAATCGAAACGATGGCGATTGACCCGTCCGCTCATGTCTTGGATGTGGGATGCGGGTACGGTCCGATGGGACTGAGCGCCGCCAGGCTGGCCCAGGCAGGGCATGTGACGATGATCGATGTCAACGAGCGCGCGGTGGAGCTGGCGCGGCGCAATGCACGGCTCAACGGCATTTCCAATGTGGAGATACTCGTGAGCGATGTGTACAGCGCGGTACAGGGCCGGACGTTTGATGTGATCTTGACCAATCCGCCGATACGGGCCGGGAAGGAAATCGTCCATCGCATTTTCACCGAAGGCTATGACCTGCTGCGGTCAGGCGGCGAGATGTGGGTAGTGATCCAGAAAAAGCAGGGAGCGCCATCGGCCTTGCGGAAGCTGCAAGAGGTCTACGGGGAAGTGGAAGAGATGGAGAAAAAGAAGGGCTATCATATCTACAGGGCCCGAAAGTCCTAA
- the rpoB gene encoding DNA-directed RNA polymerase subunit beta, whose product MAGKVVQSGRHRQRRTYSRINEVLGLPNLIEIQQKSYQWFLDEGLREMFQDISPIQDFTGNLVLEFIDYSLGEPKYDVDESKERDVTYAAPLRVKVRLLNKETGEVKEQEVFMGDFPLMTETGTFIINGAERVIVSQLVRSPSVYYNTKVDKNGKQAFTATVIPNRGAWLELETDAKDVIYVRIDRTRKIPVTVLLRALGFGSDIEILNLLGEDEYIKNTLEKDNTDSTEKALIEIYERLRPGEPPTVENAKSLLISRFFDPKRYDLASVGRYKMNKKLHLKNRLYNQRLAETLVDPSTGEIIAEAGQMIDRRMLDRILPLLEDRVGFVDVRTHGGVLEEDSIRLQSINIFSPLDDGKVIKIIGNGNVDKSVKHITPADIVAAINYFMNLLHGVGSTDDIDHLGNRRLRSVGELLQNQFRIGLSRMERVVRERMSIQDQNQITPQALINIRPVIAAIKEFFGSSQLSQFMDQTNPLAELTHKRRLSALGPGGLTRERAGFEVRDVHHSHYGRMCPIETPEGPNIGLINSLSSFARINDYGFIETPRRKVDPETGYVLNEIVYLTADEEDVFNVAQANQPLDENGRFLNDMVICRRKGDILSVPRDKVDYMDVSPKQVVSVATALIPFLENDDANRALMGSNMQRQAVPLLIPQAPFVGTGMEHKAAQDSGVAIVAKHPGQVERVTAREIWVRRYKEIDGKKVAGDIDKYKLHKFIRSNQGTCVNQRPIVQKGDWVEKGDIIGDGPSTEKGELALGRNVIVAFMTWEGYNYEDAILLSEKLVKDDVYTSIHIEEYESEARDTKLGPEEITRDIPNVGEDALKNLDERGIVRVGAEIQDGDILVGKVTPKGVTELTAEERLLHAIFGEKAREVRDTSLRVPHGGSGIVVDVKVFTRENGDELPPGVNQLVRVYIAQKRKISVGDKMAGRHGNKGVIARIMPEEDMPFLPDGSPVEIVLNPLGVPSRMNIGQVLETHLGMAAKMLGIHVATPVFDGARQEDVFETLEEAGLDRDGKTILYDGRTGEPFDRRVTVGCVYMLKLAHLVDDKIHARSTGPYSLVTQQPLGGKAQFGGQRFGEMEVWALEAYGAAYTLQEILTVKSDDVVGRVKTYEAIVKGENVPEPGVPESFKVLIKELQSLGMDVKILSEDEQEIEMREMEEEDEGNSEKLNLVLEGGSLDEE is encoded by the coding sequence TTGGCAGGTAAAGTAGTTCAAAGTGGCCGACACCGCCAGCGTCGTACGTATTCGCGTATTAACGAAGTGCTGGGCCTTCCAAATCTGATCGAGATTCAGCAAAAGTCGTACCAGTGGTTCCTGGATGAAGGATTGCGTGAAATGTTCCAAGACATTTCGCCGATTCAGGACTTCACGGGCAATCTTGTGCTGGAGTTTATCGATTACAGCTTGGGCGAGCCCAAGTATGACGTGGACGAGTCGAAAGAACGTGACGTCACCTATGCAGCGCCACTGCGCGTGAAAGTCCGTTTGCTGAACAAAGAGACGGGCGAAGTGAAGGAACAAGAAGTCTTCATGGGGGATTTCCCGCTCATGACTGAAACGGGAACCTTCATTATTAATGGGGCTGAGCGTGTCATTGTCAGCCAGCTTGTTCGTTCCCCCAGTGTCTATTACAACACCAAGGTGGACAAAAACGGGAAGCAGGCGTTTACTGCTACCGTGATTCCAAACCGCGGCGCGTGGCTGGAGCTGGAGACAGATGCGAAGGATGTCATCTACGTCCGCATCGACCGTACCCGGAAAATCCCGGTAACGGTGCTGCTTCGTGCGCTCGGCTTTGGTTCTGACATCGAGATTCTCAACCTCCTGGGCGAGGATGAGTATATCAAGAATACGCTGGAAAAAGACAATACCGACTCTACGGAAAAGGCGCTGATCGAGATCTATGAGCGCCTGCGTCCGGGTGAGCCGCCGACGGTAGAGAACGCGAAAAGCCTCTTGATTTCCCGTTTCTTCGATCCGAAGCGGTACGATCTGGCTTCCGTAGGGCGTTATAAAATGAACAAGAAGCTTCACCTGAAAAACCGCCTCTACAATCAGCGTCTGGCTGAGACGCTGGTAGATCCGAGCACAGGTGAAATCATTGCAGAAGCAGGCCAAATGATCGATCGCCGCATGCTGGACCGCATTCTTCCCCTGCTGGAAGACCGCGTGGGCTTCGTAGACGTCCGCACGCATGGCGGCGTTCTCGAAGAAGATTCGATTCGCTTGCAATCCATCAACATTTTCTCTCCGCTTGATGACGGCAAAGTGATCAAGATCATCGGAAACGGAAATGTGGATAAATCCGTGAAACATATCACGCCTGCCGATATCGTGGCAGCGATCAACTACTTTATGAACCTCCTGCACGGCGTAGGTTCTACGGATGATATCGATCATCTGGGCAACCGCCGTCTGCGTTCGGTAGGGGAGCTCTTGCAGAACCAGTTCCGCATCGGTCTCTCCCGTATGGAGCGCGTGGTTCGCGAGCGCATGTCCATTCAGGACCAGAACCAGATCACGCCGCAAGCGCTGATCAACATCCGTCCGGTCATCGCAGCGATCAAGGAGTTCTTTGGAAGCTCCCAGCTCTCCCAGTTCATGGACCAGACCAACCCGCTGGCTGAGCTGACGCATAAGCGCCGTCTCTCCGCGCTGGGTCCCGGCGGTCTGACTCGTGAGCGCGCGGGCTTTGAAGTGCGCGACGTTCACCACTCCCACTATGGCCGGATGTGTCCGATTGAGACGCCGGAGGGTCCGAACATCGGTCTGATCAACTCGCTCTCTTCTTTTGCGAGAATCAACGATTATGGCTTTATCGAAACACCCAGACGGAAAGTAGATCCGGAGACAGGCTATGTGCTGAATGAGATCGTCTATCTGACTGCGGATGAGGAAGACGTATTTAACGTCGCTCAGGCAAATCAGCCTTTGGATGAGAATGGCCGTTTCTTGAATGACATGGTTATTTGCCGACGCAAGGGCGACATCCTGAGCGTTCCTCGCGACAAGGTCGATTATATGGACGTATCTCCGAAACAAGTTGTCTCCGTGGCAACCGCACTTATTCCGTTCCTTGAGAACGACGACGCCAACCGCGCACTGATGGGTTCCAACATGCAGCGGCAGGCCGTTCCGCTCCTGATTCCGCAAGCTCCGTTTGTGGGTACGGGCATGGAGCATAAGGCTGCACAGGATTCCGGCGTGGCGATTGTAGCCAAGCATCCGGGCCAGGTAGAGCGTGTGACTGCACGCGAAATCTGGGTGCGCCGCTACAAAGAGATCGACGGCAAGAAAGTGGCCGGCGATATCGACAAGTATAAGCTGCACAAATTTATCCGTTCCAACCAGGGCACCTGCGTCAACCAGCGTCCGATCGTTCAAAAAGGCGACTGGGTAGAGAAGGGTGACATCATCGGTGACGGTCCGTCCACGGAAAAGGGCGAACTGGCGCTGGGCCGCAACGTCATCGTTGCGTTTATGACCTGGGAAGGCTACAACTACGAGGACGCCATCCTGCTCAGTGAAAAACTGGTGAAGGACGACGTGTATACCTCGATTCATATCGAAGAATACGAATCCGAAGCCCGCGACACCAAGCTGGGACCGGAAGAGATCACGCGCGACATTCCGAACGTCGGCGAGGATGCACTGAAGAATCTGGACGAGCGCGGAATCGTGCGCGTCGGTGCCGAGATTCAAGACGGCGATATCCTCGTGGGCAAAGTAACGCCAAAAGGGGTTACCGAGCTGACGGCGGAAGAGCGCCTGCTCCATGCCATCTTTGGTGAAAAAGCGCGCGAGGTTCGCGACACCTCTCTCCGCGTGCCGCACGGCGGTTCCGGTATTGTCGTGGACGTCAAAGTATTTACCCGCGAGAACGGCGATGAGCTGCCTCCGGGCGTCAACCAGCTGGTACGTGTCTACATCGCCCAAAAACGGAAAATCTCCGTGGGTGACAAGATGGCCGGCCGCCACGGTAACAAAGGGGTTATCGCGCGGATCATGCCAGAGGAAGACATGCCGTTCCTGCCGGATGGCTCTCCTGTAGAGATCGTGCTCAACCCGCTGGGCGTTCCGTCCCGGATGAATATCGGTCAGGTACTGGAGACGCACCTCGGCATGGCGGCCAAAATGCTGGGCATCCACGTAGCGACGCCTGTATTCGACGGTGCACGCCAGGAGGATGTATTCGAGACGCTGGAAGAAGCCGGTCTCGACCGCGATGGAAAAACGATTCTGTACGATGGCCGCACAGGTGAACCGTTTGACCGCCGTGTAACGGTGGGCTGCGTGTACATGCTGAAGCTGGCTCACTTGGTAGACGACAAGATTCACGCCCGTTCCACGGGTCCATACTCGCTCGTTACGCAGCAGCCGCTGGGCGGTAAAGCGCAGTTCGGCGGACAGCGTTTCGGGGAGATGGAGGTATGGGCGCTGGAAGCATACGGTGCCGCCTACACCCTGCAAGAGATTCTTACTGTCAAGTCGGACGACGTCGTCGGTCGCGTGAAGACCTACGAAGCGATCGTCAAAGGGGAAAACGTGCCGGAGCCAGGTGTTCCTGAGTCCTTCAAGGTTCTCATCAAGGAACTGCAAAGCTTGGGTATGGACGTGAAAATCCTGTCCGAAGACGAGCAGGAAATTGAAATGCGCGAAATGGAAGAAGAGGACGAAGGCAACAGCGAAAAGCTGAACCTCGTACTTGAAGGCGGAAGCTTGGACGAAGAGTAA